A genomic window from Candidatus Denitrolinea symbiosum includes:
- a CDS encoding type IV secretory system conjugative DNA transfer family protein, with the protein MIYPKNGYVCIKCGYEFASNPDNCPLCNGQWQAWELLFAPHALDDLRAQVMSWIGQLPFPSVVEWLASPKGLRVRLFLPPNVVEGVVQSWAAMTGQHSRWRRLETVNIQESGYVLHSSNRLPSLIASAKDSDPLLAIGSRLISAAQGGEEVSLRLWLLGNEDQLQEQLRSLSAYSYGTEGGVENNTPNAWGLQLDFLRAGLFLGMLMSGISGGILFAGWFNPLPVLLFVIAGVAISLASAWGIRNWLDWRSIPKEVLEKRVQEPLLKAAMTLSCRMDLPLLAGRQSWKPLANEWPEIRKYGFPLPVGELAGLIAPLQLGEGSGLLDRAVWQEVPAPPPSQPLLEAEFKIGWSVATGERIGVDPDGHGLATGGSRSGKSSFVFAMLEQLLARGDDAPGIFLTDPHVSLADAFLDAIAQLPDEPRQKAIQRLRIITPDQPQVIPLNLLAVPDFTWSGNAIVQIGRRIWDDYWGPRMQAALLGLFRLAHAWNQKHPEDGLGLLHVVFMAFNKEWRHKAMALLPPGERMGALALDALLGQTGEVDKWSQGWVTEVISPVLSKVMALELSPWLFAAMHQDRFVDMSRWVEEKAWVVLRLPSGEMGREGSRLTASVLYNVFDAAYRRATMDKSIPFYFIVDEAQEIGSGMRLESMLAEGAKFGARMFVLAQSLSLMRKVEGMEPVVQALLANTSTQMFFSPDPEDADLIRATLSSTVRYGNMTLDLPSLQCWLRARIAGRWQPPTLTQIKPLPRADGARVKSLIEEVMAAHRADYLPADGWQEKASRVLQGMLPAALSHLLEEFLAVRLEKEKAKVTQPAAQEDERRLGF; encoded by the coding sequence ATGATCTACCCAAAGAACGGGTATGTATGTATCAAGTGCGGTTATGAGTTTGCCTCTAACCCTGACAACTGTCCCCTGTGTAATGGTCAATGGCAGGCTTGGGAATTGCTGTTTGCCCCTCATGCCCTGGATGATCTGCGCGCGCAGGTGATGAGCTGGATCGGGCAGTTACCGTTTCCATCCGTGGTCGAATGGCTCGCCTCGCCGAAAGGATTGCGCGTTCGCCTGTTCTTGCCTCCGAATGTCGTAGAGGGTGTCGTGCAGTCCTGGGCGGCCATGACCGGACAGCATTCCCGCTGGCGAAGGTTGGAAACGGTGAACATCCAGGAAAGCGGATACGTTTTGCATTCCTCCAACCGCCTGCCATCGCTCATTGCCTCCGCAAAGGACAGCGACCCCCTGCTTGCCATTGGCAGCCGCTTGATCAGCGCGGCGCAGGGTGGAGAGGAAGTGAGCTTGAGATTGTGGCTGCTGGGGAATGAAGATCAACTGCAGGAACAACTGCGAAGTCTTTCCGCCTATTCGTATGGAACGGAAGGCGGGGTGGAAAACAATACCCCGAATGCATGGGGACTGCAACTGGATTTCCTGCGCGCCGGGTTGTTTCTTGGCATGTTGATGTCAGGCATCAGCGGGGGCATCCTGTTCGCCGGCTGGTTCAACCCGTTGCCGGTTCTCTTGTTCGTGATCGCGGGTGTCGCGATCAGCCTCGCCTCCGCTTGGGGGATTCGCAATTGGCTGGATTGGCGCTCGATCCCCAAGGAGGTGTTGGAAAAGCGCGTTCAGGAGCCTTTGCTCAAAGCCGCGATGACGCTATCTTGCCGGATGGATTTGCCGCTCCTGGCAGGGAGACAGTCCTGGAAGCCGCTTGCCAACGAATGGCCCGAAATCCGCAAATATGGCTTTCCGCTGCCAGTCGGTGAACTGGCAGGTCTGATCGCTCCGCTTCAACTCGGTGAAGGTTCGGGGCTCCTGGATCGCGCTGTCTGGCAGGAGGTACCGGCCCCGCCTCCCTCCCAACCATTACTGGAAGCGGAATTCAAAATCGGGTGGAGCGTTGCCACAGGGGAGCGAATCGGTGTAGACCCGGATGGGCATGGACTCGCGACTGGCGGCAGCCGTTCGGGTAAATCCTCCTTTGTCTTTGCGATGTTGGAGCAATTGCTTGCCCGCGGGGATGACGCGCCCGGTATCTTCCTCACCGACCCGCACGTTTCACTGGCGGATGCCTTTCTGGATGCGATTGCCCAATTGCCTGATGAGCCGCGACAGAAGGCGATCCAGAGGCTGAGGATCATTACTCCCGACCAGCCGCAGGTCATTCCGTTGAATCTTCTCGCCGTCCCTGACTTTACCTGGTCCGGCAACGCCATTGTACAAATCGGTCGTCGCATCTGGGATGACTATTGGGGACCGCGCATGCAGGCGGCTTTGCTTGGATTATTCCGCCTGGCGCATGCCTGGAATCAGAAACATCCCGAAGACGGTCTCGGACTCCTGCACGTGGTTTTCATGGCTTTCAACAAGGAGTGGCGGCACAAGGCGATGGCGCTGTTGCCGCCCGGCGAACGCATGGGTGCGCTGGCGTTGGATGCCCTGCTCGGTCAAACCGGGGAGGTGGATAAGTGGAGTCAGGGCTGGGTGACGGAAGTGATCAGCCCGGTGCTCTCGAAGGTGATGGCGCTGGAACTCTCGCCCTGGTTATTTGCCGCCATGCACCAGGACCGCTTTGTGGATATGAGCCGCTGGGTGGAGGAAAAGGCTTGGGTTGTTCTACGCCTGCCATCGGGCGAGATGGGACGCGAAGGGTCGCGACTCACCGCCAGTGTCTTGTACAACGTCTTCGATGCGGCGTATCGCCGCGCCACGATGGATAAGTCCATTCCCTTTTACTTTATCGTGGATGAAGCGCAGGAGATCGGTTCGGGGATGAGGCTGGAGTCCATGCTGGCGGAGGGCGCCAAGTTCGGCGCGCGCATGTTCGTGCTCGCTCAATCGCTGTCATTGATGCGCAAGGTGGAGGGCATGGAGCCGGTCGTGCAGGCTTTGCTCGCCAACACCTCCACGCAGATGTTCTTCTCGCCCGACCCGGAAGACGCCGACCTGATCCGCGCAACATTGAGTTCGACGGTGCGCTATGGGAACATGACGCTTGACCTGCCCTCTTTGCAGTGCTGGCTCCGCGCCCGCATCGCCGGCCGCTGGCAGCCGCCCACGCTGACCCAGATCAAGCCCCTGCCGCGCGCCGATGGCGCCCGAGTCAAATCGCTGATTGAAGAAGTCATGGCCGCCCACCGTGCGGATTACCTGCCTGCCGACGGCTGGCAGGAAAAAGCCTCCAGGGTCCTGCAGGGCATGCTCCCCGCGGCCTTGTCCCATCTGCTGGAAGAGTTTCTGGCGGTCAGGTTGGAGAAGGAAAAAGCAAAGGTCACCCAACCTGCGGCGCAGGAGGATGAACGGAGGCTGGGTTTCTGA